In one Lolium rigidum isolate FL_2022 chromosome 3, APGP_CSIRO_Lrig_0.1, whole genome shotgun sequence genomic region, the following are encoded:
- the LOC124704233 gene encoding putative rRNA methyltransferase YlbH, with protein sequence MASSTLASSPFLPSLATPNHKRISLRLPARRLPVAASAAPKGAAAAEAARERRRFLERYGLNPDDYEEDTEPDPREERRRERRMRKSGRGEEGAAVAPARPVERRETHKMLQVLAGKVRRRKLLSPKDRNVRPMMEVVRGAAFDILQSAGGSPASLRPGLWLDLYSGTGSVGIEAMSRGCSEAHFVEMDPWVISEVLKPNLDCTGFLGVSHIHMLRVENFLDNAEKSKGSGRYPSFDYISVTPPYVEVNYSTLLDQLARSPLVGEDCFILVEYPLKTDMPESCGDLIKIADRRFGRTNLLIYGPTWSEKKKGQVLR encoded by the exons ATGGCTTCCTCCACCCTCGCCTCCTCCCCATTCCTCCCGTCGCTCGCCACCCCGAACCACAAGCGCATCTCCCTACGCCTCCCCGCTCGCCGTCTCCCGGTAGCTGCCTCCGCGGCTCCTAAGGGCGCAGCGGCTGCGGAGGCGGCGAGGGAGCGACGGCGTTTCCTCGAGCGGTACGGCCTCAACCCTGACGACTACGAGGAAGATACCGAGCCGGATCCCAGG gaggaaaggaggagggagaggcggATGCGGAAgtcagggagaggagaggagggggcCGCGGTTGCTCCGGCAAGGCCGGTGGAGCGCCGGGAGACTCATAAAATGCTTCAG GTACTAGCGGGGAAAGTACGCAGAAGAAAATTACTTTCACCAAAAGATAGGAATGTTCGTCCAATGATGGAAGTTGTCCGTGGAGCAGCCTTTGACATTTTACAA TCAGCTGGTGGTTCTCCTGCTTCACTCAGGCCTGGTCTGTGGTTAGACTTGTACAGTGGAACTGGATCTGTTGGAATTGAAGCTATGAGCCGAGGCTGTTCAGAG gcACATTTTGTCGAGATGGACCCTTGGGTTATTTCTGAGGTCCTTAAACCTAATCTGGACTGTACTGGATTTCTTGGTGTTTCACACATACATATGCTTCGTGTCGAAAACTTCTTGGACAATGCTGAAAAATCTAAAG GCTCAGGTAGATATCCTTCTTTTGATTATATTAGCGTAACACCACCGTATGTTGAGGTAAACTACAGTACACTACTGGATCAACTTGCAAGGTCCCCGTTGGTTGGAGAAGATTGCTTCATT CTAGTTGAGTACCCTCTGAAAACAGATATGCCTGAATCCTGTGGAGACCTAATAAAG ATAGCTGACAGGAGGTTTGGTAGGACAAACCTGCTAATCTATGGGCCAACATGGTCAGAGAAAAAGAAAGGACAGGTCCTGAGATGA